In Desulfuromonas sp. KJ2020, a single window of DNA contains:
- a CDS encoding sigma-54 dependent transcriptional regulator, whose product MADKTILLIDDDVSLRRVMEFTLQEAGYRVLTAADGTSGLRQFEEQQPALVITDIQMPGLSGYDVLKRIKELSPETLVLVITAFGTVEKAVEAMKLGAYDYLTKPFGREELRLTVEKALSFRGLKEENLRLKEQISHQADFSRMVGTSDKMQHVFDLVRRVAPTEANVLITGESGTGKELIAQAIHRNSERHAGPFVAVNCAAIPADLLESELFGHVKGAFTGAIKDRKGKFEQANGGTLFLDEVGDMPLDLQPKLLRALQEREIEPVGEGIPRKVDVRVVAATNQDLEAAIAEGIFREDLFYRLSVIPVELPPLRARREDIPLLARHFLEKYAGHVAISISEGVLKRLCDYDWPGNVRELENTMERLTILRRSDTLDEEDLPAKIGATNRSRHAVLHLPDEGYSLEQLEKEAVEEALRRNDWNQTRAAAFLQIPRHTLIYRIEKYGITREK is encoded by the coding sequence TTGGCAGATAAGACGATTTTACTGATTGACGATGATGTCTCCTTGAGACGTGTTATGGAATTCACCCTGCAGGAAGCAGGGTATCGCGTACTGACCGCCGCCGACGGGACTTCGGGATTACGTCAATTCGAGGAACAGCAGCCGGCTTTGGTCATTACGGATATCCAGATGCCAGGGCTGTCAGGCTACGATGTGCTCAAACGCATCAAAGAGCTGAGTCCTGAAACCCTGGTCCTTGTCATCACCGCCTTCGGCACGGTGGAGAAAGCGGTCGAGGCGATGAAGCTCGGAGCCTATGATTACCTGACCAAGCCCTTCGGCCGCGAGGAGTTGCGCCTTACCGTAGAAAAGGCCCTGTCTTTTCGGGGCTTGAAAGAGGAAAACCTGCGCCTGAAGGAGCAGATCTCCCATCAGGCCGATTTCAGCCGGATGGTGGGGACTTCCGATAAGATGCAGCACGTTTTCGATCTGGTGCGCCGGGTAGCGCCGACGGAAGCCAATGTGTTGATCACCGGGGAGAGCGGCACCGGCAAAGAGCTGATTGCCCAGGCGATTCATCGCAACAGTGAACGTCATGCCGGGCCTTTTGTGGCTGTCAACTGTGCGGCCATCCCGGCCGATCTCCTCGAAAGCGAACTTTTCGGTCATGTCAAGGGGGCTTTTACCGGGGCGATCAAAGACCGGAAAGGCAAGTTTGAACAGGCCAATGGCGGCACGCTCTTTCTGGACGAAGTGGGTGACATGCCCCTTGATCTGCAGCCCAAGCTCCTGCGAGCGCTGCAGGAAAGGGAGATTGAGCCGGTTGGCGAAGGGATACCGCGAAAAGTGGATGTGCGTGTGGTGGCGGCGACCAACCAGGACCTCGAAGCGGCTATTGCCGAGGGGATTTTTCGCGAGGATCTCTTCTACCGGCTGTCCGTCATTCCGGTCGAGCTTCCCCCTTTGCGGGCCCGGAGAGAGGACATTCCTCTGCTCGCCAGGCATTTTTTGGAAAAATACGCCGGCCATGTCGCCATCTCCATTTCTGAGGGTGTTCTCAAGCGTCTTTGCGACTATGACTGGCCCGGGAATGTTCGTGAATTGGAAAACACCATGGAGCGCCTGACGATTCTTCGCCGCTCCGATACGCTCGACGAAGAGGATTTGCCGGCGAAAATTGGCGCTACTAACCGTTCCCGTCACGCGGTCCTCCATCTTCCCGACGAGGGATATTCCCTGGAACAACTGGAAAAAGAGGCTGTTGAAGAAGCGCTCCGCCGCAACGACTGGAACCAGACCCGTGCCGCCGCTTTTCTACAGATTCCCAGGCACACTCTTATTTACCGGATTGAGAAGTATGGAATTACGCGTGAAAAATAA
- a CDS encoding nitrogen regulation protein NR(II): MKNSPRLRLLTIVALVLLVTSMHYLTTTHRHEYHDIYRRLYYIPIVLGGMWYALRGGLLTSMTVSILYIPHVLIQWSHHPQIRLEQYLEILLYNLIGLLTGYLTSKKNEQQDRYQQTAEQLRESYSELKNKADQILEIEEQLRRADRLSALGELSAGMAHEIRNPLGSIRGTAEIIQEGMDPSDRRYEFSRIMIQEVDRLNRVVQDFLDFARPAPIDRDRVDVNAVLADILVLVRQKATTAGIDITFPVEGHLYVYGKEEHLKQAFLNLTLNALQAMPEGGTLDIRTGRSGAEIEIRFSDTGAGIPSENLDKIFNPFFTTREKGTGLGLAISARIIQGHGGRITVDSQPGTGTTFTLCLPAMDGQE; this comes from the coding sequence ATGAAAAATTCCCCCCGACTTCGCCTGCTGACGATTGTAGCACTGGTTCTTCTGGTCACCTCCATGCATTATCTGACCACGACCCATCGCCACGAATATCACGATATTTATCGGCGCCTTTACTATATTCCCATTGTGCTGGGCGGGATGTGGTACGCCCTGCGCGGTGGTCTACTGACCTCGATGACCGTTTCTATTCTGTATATCCCTCATGTTCTCATTCAATGGAGTCATCATCCGCAAATTCGCCTGGAACAGTACCTTGAGATTCTGCTGTATAATCTGATTGGCCTGCTGACCGGGTATCTGACCTCCAAAAAAAACGAACAGCAGGATCGCTATCAGCAGACGGCAGAGCAATTGCGCGAAAGCTACAGCGAGCTAAAGAACAAGGCTGACCAGATTCTGGAAATCGAGGAGCAGCTGCGCCGGGCTGATCGCCTTTCGGCTCTGGGCGAGCTGTCTGCCGGTATGGCCCATGAGATCCGCAATCCCCTTGGCTCCATCCGGGGGACGGCGGAAATTATTCAGGAAGGGATGGACCCAAGCGACCGTCGCTACGAATTCAGCCGCATCATGATTCAGGAAGTGGACCGCTTGAACCGCGTAGTGCAGGATTTTCTCGATTTTGCTCGTCCGGCACCTATCGATCGGGATCGTGTGGATGTCAATGCCGTTTTAGCCGACATCCTTGTTCTGGTTCGGCAAAAGGCCACCACCGCCGGTATCGACATCACTTTTCCGGTTGAGGGCCATCTTTATGTGTATGGCAAAGAGGAGCATCTCAAGCAGGCATTTCTCAACCTCACCCTCAATGCCTTGCAGGCCATGCCGGAAGGGGGGACGCTCGATATCCGTACCGGTCGGTCCGGGGCTGAAATCGAAATCCGGTTCAGCGATACGGGCGCCGGTATCCCTTCGGAAAACCTCGACAAAATCTTCAACCCCTTTTTCACCACCCGGGAAAAGGGAACAGGTCTGGGACTGGCCATTTCCGCTCGCATTATCCAGGGACATGGCGGACGCATCACCGTGGACAGCCAGCCCGGGACAGGCACGACCTTCACCCTTTGCCTTCCAGCCATGGATGGTCAGGAGTAA
- a CDS encoding AEC family transporter, producing the protein MSLFLEILTIVIPVFLVILLGYGLKRLNLIDATFLFQTNRLVYYICLPLLLFYKIGTADFFSNFNGRLVTGSALIIALGFFASYGYALIRRYPPEAAGSFSQGSFRGNLAYMGLAIVFNAYGPEGFTRAGILMGFLVPVLNFFAILALLLPHRGQDDNHGLSFWVKQIALNPLIVASFAGIAWSFFSLPLPIILDRSLDIATGMTLPLALIAIGGSFSLEKLKGDLVRAAFATGIKIVWLPLLGAFLLYGMGIRGMDLGIGVLMAGTPAATATYIMAHQMKGDAELAGSIVMMSTLMSALTYSIALFALRSLGL; encoded by the coding sequence GTGTCTCTTTTCCTGGAAATCCTTACTATTGTCATTCCGGTATTTCTGGTCATTCTGTTGGGATATGGCCTGAAGCGTCTGAACCTGATCGACGCGACCTTTCTCTTTCAGACCAACCGTCTCGTCTACTACATCTGCCTGCCGCTGTTGCTTTTCTACAAAATCGGCACCGCCGACTTCTTCAGTAACTTCAATGGTCGATTAGTCACTGGCTCGGCTCTCATCATTGCCCTCGGTTTCTTCGCCTCTTATGGCTACGCCCTTATTCGCCGCTATCCCCCCGAAGCGGCAGGCTCTTTCAGCCAGGGGTCGTTTCGCGGTAATCTGGCCTACATGGGGCTGGCCATTGTGTTCAACGCGTACGGACCCGAAGGCTTTACGCGGGCAGGCATACTCATGGGTTTTCTGGTACCCGTTCTCAATTTTTTTGCCATCCTCGCCCTGCTGCTGCCCCACCGGGGGCAGGACGACAACCACGGACTGTCTTTCTGGGTGAAACAGATCGCCCTTAACCCCCTCATCGTCGCCTCCTTTGCCGGTATCGCCTGGAGCTTTTTCAGCCTGCCCTTGCCGATCATTCTGGACCGCAGCCTCGATATCGCCACCGGCATGACCCTGCCCCTTGCCCTGATCGCCATCGGTGGCTCATTCTCTCTCGAAAAACTCAAAGGAGATCTGGTGCGGGCGGCCTTCGCCACGGGCATCAAAATCGTCTGGCTGCCTCTACTGGGGGCTTTTTTGCTTTACGGCATGGGAATTCGGGGCATGGATTTGGGGATCGGGGTGCTGATGGCAGGAACCCCCGCCGCGACTGCTACCTACATCATGGCCCACCAGATGAAAGGCGATGCCGAGCTGGCCGGCTCCATTGTCATGATGTCCACCCTGATGTCGGCCCTCACCTACAGCATTGCGCTTTTTGCTCTGCGCAGCCTGGGTCTATGA
- a CDS encoding glycosyltransferase: MTSPAVSLLLAVRNEERFLPAALASIFRQSFTDWELVAVDDGSTDGTPAILAQAGQHFPDKVRIIRQPAKGLVEALNLGLERCRAPLVARMDGDDVCHPHRLFAQHAYMQHHPEVAVVSCQIRHFPRPQLSEGMKTYEAWQNSLLTHDDIQRDRYVESPLTHPSVMYRRQAVLAAGGYRELPWAEDYDLWLRLIRAGARFARLPRTLFYWRDRPDRLTRTAANCTLTAMRDCKIHYLCHDYLKDHGEVTLCGAGLEGKAWRRALLRQGIHVVRWVDIDPRKVGQTIHGAPVIAPTELRPDQGKMLITVGVAGARQQIRQWAARNGLKDQYDFVCVT, from the coding sequence ATGACCTCACCCGCCGTATCGCTTCTGCTGGCTGTGCGCAATGAAGAGCGTTTCCTGCCCGCCGCCCTCGCTTCCATTTTTAGACAATCATTCACCGATTGGGAATTGGTCGCCGTGGATGACGGTTCCACAGATGGCACTCCCGCTATCCTCGCCCAGGCCGGGCAGCACTTTCCGGATAAAGTACGCATCATACGTCAGCCGGCCAAGGGCCTTGTTGAGGCGCTCAACCTCGGACTTGAGAGATGCCGCGCCCCTTTGGTGGCCCGTATGGATGGGGACGACGTCTGTCATCCGCATCGGCTTTTCGCTCAGCACGCGTATATGCAACACCATCCCGAGGTGGCTGTCGTCTCCTGCCAGATAAGACATTTTCCCAGGCCCCAGCTTTCTGAGGGGATGAAAACCTACGAGGCCTGGCAGAACAGCCTGCTCACGCATGACGATATCCAGCGCGACCGCTACGTCGAGTCCCCCCTGACTCACCCCAGCGTCATGTATCGACGTCAGGCGGTCTTGGCGGCGGGCGGCTATCGTGAGCTGCCCTGGGCGGAAGACTACGATCTTTGGCTTCGTCTTATCCGCGCCGGTGCCCGCTTTGCGCGCCTTCCCCGCACCCTCTTCTACTGGCGCGACCGCCCCGACAGACTGACCCGTACGGCCGCGAACTGTACGCTGACAGCCATGCGGGACTGCAAAATCCACTATCTCTGTCACGACTACTTAAAGGACCACGGAGAGGTCACTCTCTGTGGGGCCGGACTCGAAGGCAAAGCCTGGCGGAGAGCCCTCCTGCGCCAGGGCATCCACGTGGTACGTTGGGTGGATATCGATCCCCGCAAAGTGGGCCAGACCATCCATGGGGCTCCGGTCATCGCCCCTACAGAACTTCGACCGGATCAAGGCAAAATGCTCATTACAGTAGGTGTCGCCGGCGCCCGCCAACAAATCCGCCAGTGGGCCGCTCGAAACGGCCTCAAGGATCAATACGATTTCGTCTGTGTTACCTGA
- a CDS encoding 50S ribosomal protein L11 methyltransferase, which yields MGREYAPFTIGHRFCITPPDDTPIRDDRLPLVMESGAFGSGEHETTASCLEILEDLPDLIGKTLLDLGSGTGILAIAALKLGASHALCVDIDPTAVVTCQHHSHLNGVVDKIDHLCGTLDQVAAGSFDLILANIYGDILLSVADALVSKAAPGAHILLSGMLWEYNYDVRQKYERLGCQVIRNRMLDEFSTVLMQKSTPLGLPAV from the coding sequence ATGGGACGCGAGTATGCCCCCTTTACCATCGGACACCGTTTTTGTATAACCCCCCCTGACGACACCCCCATTCGGGATGACCGTCTGCCCCTGGTTATGGAATCCGGCGCCTTCGGCTCAGGCGAACACGAAACCACCGCCAGTTGTCTGGAAATCCTGGAAGATCTCCCCGATCTGATCGGAAAAACCCTGCTCGATTTGGGTAGCGGCACTGGCATTCTCGCCATCGCGGCTCTCAAACTCGGGGCATCCCACGCTCTTTGTGTCGATATCGATCCGACGGCGGTCGTCACCTGCCAACACCACAGTCATCTCAACGGCGTCGTTGATAAAATTGACCACCTGTGCGGTACTCTGGACCAGGTCGCCGCCGGATCTTTTGATCTCATTCTGGCGAATATCTATGGCGACATCCTCCTCTCCGTCGCTGACGCGCTTGTGTCAAAAGCGGCTCCAGGCGCTCATATTTTATTGTCGGGGATGCTCTGGGAATATAACTATGATGTCCGCCAGAAGTACGAACGACTCGGCTGTCAAGTTATCCGCAACCGAATGCTGGATGAATTCAGCACGGTTCTGATGCAGAAATCAACTCCGTTGGGCCTTCCTGCTGTGTAA
- a CDS encoding TetR/AcrR family transcriptional regulator produces MSGKKEQKRRALLQAALELFAENGFNGASTALIAERAGVASGTLFFHFKSKEELIHSLFKEIREKIDTEVLKDVSADLSIRERLHRMLFNLLRYFLDNPAEFKFAELYHYSPLNDQGQGFREENQVFHALLLQAREQRIIKNFPLLCLEALAFGPLSSLAKEHANRGTPVDDEMVRLTISSCWEALKS; encoded by the coding sequence ATGTCAGGGAAAAAGGAACAAAAACGTCGTGCCCTGCTCCAGGCGGCTTTGGAGCTTTTTGCCGAGAACGGTTTCAATGGGGCCTCTACCGCTCTCATCGCCGAAAGGGCCGGTGTGGCCAGTGGCACCCTTTTCTTTCATTTCAAGAGCAAAGAGGAACTGATCCATTCTCTGTTCAAAGAAATTCGTGAAAAAATCGATACCGAGGTTTTAAAAGATGTTTCCGCCGACCTCTCCATTCGGGAACGACTCCACCGCATGTTGTTCAATCTCCTGCGTTATTTCCTCGACAACCCTGCCGAATTCAAATTCGCCGAACTCTATCATTACTCCCCGCTCAACGATCAGGGTCAGGGCTTTCGTGAGGAAAATCAGGTTTTTCATGCCCTGCTCCTGCAAGCCCGCGAACAGCGCATCATTAAGAACTTTCCCCTTTTGTGCCTTGAGGCGTTAGCCTTTGGCCCCCTGTCTTCGCTGGCCAAAGAACACGCCAATCGTGGTACTCCCGTCGATGACGAGATGGTCCGGTTAACTATCTCATCCTGTTGGGAAGCCCTGAAGAGTTGA
- a CDS encoding TetR/AcrR family transcriptional regulator gives MHTDDRREKILQAALEVISIHGFHDSPMSVIASQAQIAMGTIYRCFQNKESLIHAVYQTLEQRFHLAVTKNLPADLPLQERFLHIGRFFMDYCQRAPMDFRFLEQFQNSPFGATYRRDRILGPSGSGFLHGILIEALTEKTLKPLPIEILCALFFGPLICLLRDQDLGFIVLNDSLIDKTVAACWDAIRK, from the coding sequence ATGCACACGGATGACAGGCGGGAAAAAATCCTGCAGGCCGCCTTGGAGGTTATCTCCATTCATGGTTTTCACGATTCGCCCATGTCGGTCATTGCCAGTCAGGCTCAGATCGCCATGGGCACGATCTACCGCTGCTTCCAAAATAAAGAAAGCTTGATTCACGCGGTGTACCAAACCCTGGAACAACGGTTTCACTTGGCGGTAACGAAGAATTTGCCTGCAGATCTGCCCTTGCAGGAGCGTTTCCTCCACATCGGCCGTTTCTTTATGGATTACTGCCAGCGGGCTCCCATGGATTTTCGCTTTTTGGAGCAATTTCAGAATTCGCCTTTCGGCGCGACCTATCGCCGAGATCGCATTCTGGGCCCCTCCGGCTCAGGCTTTCTACACGGCATCCTGATAGAGGCTTTGACAGAAAAAACGCTCAAACCCCTGCCCATCGAAATCCTTTGCGCTCTATTTTTTGGTCCCTTGATCTGCCTACTCCGGGATCAGGATCTCGGCTTCATCGTGTTGAATGATTCATTGATCGACAAGACGGTAGCCGCCTGCTGGGATGCCATCCGAAAATAA
- a CDS encoding efflux RND transporter periplasmic adaptor subunit has product MVLSLALSGCQKTGEPQSSGQAAPAAPRVGAVKVSVRSVSLSTELPGRTAASKMAEVRPQVTGIIKQRFFTEGEDVKAGQLLYLIDPATYQAAYNRAKAEQARAEADLRTIRLREQRYRDLVDINAVSRQEYDDTLAGLGQAEAQVEAARAALESARINLGYTEVKAPISGHIGRSAVTVGALVTANQPSALAVIHQLDPIYIDVTRSTSELLDLKRKLAGGRLTNGGPGSTEVSLLLETGETYPQPGRLQFSDVSVDPSTGSVVLRTLFPNPDRLLLPGMFVRAVVKEGTMDQAILVPQQGVARNPKGEAVAMVVNEEGKVKQRQLQVGRAIGDQWLVVSGLSVGDDLIVEGLQKVRPGDRVEVELIQDEGESVVEAIGQTSAALKEGGA; this is encoded by the coding sequence ATGGTGCTCTCCCTGGCCCTTTCCGGATGCCAGAAAACAGGAGAACCCCAGTCATCTGGACAGGCGGCCCCGGCAGCGCCCAGGGTGGGCGCCGTAAAAGTCAGCGTTCGTAGCGTATCGCTGTCAACGGAACTTCCTGGGCGCACCGCCGCCTCCAAAATGGCAGAAGTACGCCCTCAGGTCACTGGCATCATCAAGCAGCGTTTCTTTACTGAAGGTGAAGACGTCAAAGCCGGGCAACTCCTCTATCTGATCGATCCGGCGACATACCAGGCTGCCTACAACAGGGCCAAGGCCGAACAGGCACGTGCAGAAGCAGACCTCAGAACGATTCGTTTGCGGGAGCAGCGCTACCGCGATCTGGTCGATATCAATGCGGTCAGCAGGCAGGAGTACGATGATACACTGGCAGGCCTTGGTCAAGCCGAGGCACAGGTGGAAGCCGCCCGGGCCGCGCTGGAAAGTGCCCGCATCAACCTCGGCTACACGGAAGTCAAAGCGCCTATCTCCGGCCATATAGGCCGTTCCGCCGTAACGGTTGGTGCCCTGGTAACAGCCAACCAGCCGTCGGCCCTGGCCGTTATCCACCAACTGGATCCGATTTATATCGACGTCACCCGTTCAACTTCGGAACTACTCGATCTTAAGCGGAAACTCGCGGGCGGCCGATTGACCAACGGAGGCCCTGGGTCAACCGAGGTTTCTCTGCTCCTGGAAACAGGGGAAACCTATCCCCAGCCCGGTCGTCTGCAATTTTCCGATGTCAGTGTCGATCCGAGCACCGGTTCGGTTGTCTTGCGTACGCTCTTTCCCAATCCCGATCGCCTCCTTTTGCCCGGCATGTTCGTCAGAGCCGTGGTCAAAGAAGGAACCATGGATCAGGCCATCCTGGTGCCGCAACAAGGGGTGGCCCGCAATCCCAAAGGGGAGGCCGTGGCCATGGTGGTAAACGAGGAGGGCAAGGTGAAACAGAGACAACTGCAGGTGGGGCGAGCCATCGGGGACCAATGGCTTGTTGTCTCCGGCCTGTCTGTGGGTGACGATCTCATAGTGGAAGGCTTGCAGAAAGTGCGCCCCGGCGATCGGGTCGAGGTGGAGCTCATTCAGGATGAAGGCGAAAGTGTCGTCGAAGCCATTGGTCAGACCTCCGCCGCCCTCAAAGAAGGAGGGGCCTGA
- a CDS encoding efflux RND transporter permease subunit, producing the protein MLSRFFLARPVFAWVIAIIMMVAGGLAIYNLPISQYPPIAPPSIAITSFYPGASAETVENSVTQVIEQKMTGFDRMLYMSATSDSAGASRIELTFAPGTDPDMAWSQVQNKLQLAMASLPEVVQRQGVKVSKSIRNYLLVVGLISEDGSMDGNDLRDYAQSDLEKTLSRVPGVGEVEVFGSQYSMRIWLNPDKLVEYRLTVDEVVTALRSYNVEVSAGQFGGAPAVEGQRLNASIIVQSILQTPEEFADIPLRVNEDGSVVHISDVGRTELGTESYDIEAFYNGMPTAGLAIRQAAGANALETADAIRNTLDEMSRYFPPGMKVVYPYDTTPFVEVAIDSVVKTLFEAILLVFLVMYLFMGNIRATLIPTMAVPVVILGTFAILGLFGFSINMLTMFAMVLAIGLLVDDAIVVVENVERIMAEEGIGPREATYKSMGEISSALIGIGLVLSAVFGPMAFFSGSTGVIYRQFSVTIISAMMLSVVVALVLTPVLCASMLKPITKGHEPSDNAIWFLRPFFRWFDKIFYKSRSIYVRIVGHALHKKLRYMLVFGLIVVGLGLIFQRMPTAYLPDEDQGTLMVQTLLPANSTLEQTQEVMDQVRDYFLQDEADAVESVMTISGINFSGRGQNAGLAFVQLKDWALREETRLKVDAAAGRAMGQFSQIRNAMVFAFAPPAVVELGQAQGFDFQLIDRGGLGHAKLMEARNQLLGMAAQSDVLTKVRPNGMEDVPEYRVNVDWEKAGAQGVSINTIHNTISAAFGSAYVNDFIQRGRVKRVYVQADAPYRMLPEHLEKLYVRNDKGRMVPFSAFATGNWSYGSPSLERFNGFPSINILGEPAKGYSSGEAMAKMEDFVTKLPQGVGYDWNGLSYQERQGSSQTGLLYAFSVLVIFLCLAALYESWPIPFSILLTLPLGAIGGVIASTLLGKPNDVYFQIGLLTTLGLTTKNAILIVQFAKDRVDSGMDLIEATLEASKLRLRPIIMTSLAFGFGVLPLALASSAGAGAQTAIGTAVLGGVVTSTFLVTIFAPLFYVLIKKTFGRDKARAEARAAAAQAAKGH; encoded by the coding sequence ATGTTGTCACGATTCTTTCTCGCCCGTCCGGTTTTTGCCTGGGTTATCGCTATCATCATGATGGTGGCCGGCGGCCTGGCGATCTACAATCTGCCTATTTCCCAGTATCCGCCCATCGCGCCACCCTCCATCGCCATCACGTCTTTTTATCCAGGGGCTTCGGCGGAAACCGTGGAAAACAGCGTCACCCAGGTCATTGAGCAGAAGATGACCGGTTTCGACAGAATGCTTTACATGTCGGCCACGAGTGACTCGGCGGGCGCTTCCCGTATCGAACTGACCTTCGCGCCGGGGACCGATCCCGACATGGCCTGGTCTCAGGTACAGAACAAGTTGCAATTGGCCATGGCAAGCCTGCCGGAGGTCGTACAACGCCAGGGGGTCAAGGTCAGTAAGTCGATCCGTAACTACCTGCTGGTTGTCGGCTTGATTTCCGAAGATGGCAGCATGGACGGCAACGACTTGCGCGACTATGCCCAATCCGACCTGGAGAAGACCCTCTCACGGGTGCCCGGTGTTGGTGAGGTCGAGGTCTTCGGCAGCCAGTATTCCATGCGGATCTGGCTTAACCCCGACAAACTGGTGGAATATCGATTGACTGTGGATGAGGTCGTCACGGCTCTTCGTTCTTACAACGTTGAGGTTTCGGCCGGTCAGTTCGGTGGCGCCCCGGCGGTTGAGGGGCAGCGCCTCAATGCCAGTATTATTGTTCAAAGCATACTGCAGACGCCGGAAGAATTTGCCGACATTCCCTTGCGGGTGAATGAAGATGGTTCCGTGGTGCATATCAGCGATGTGGGACGCACCGAGCTAGGGACCGAATCCTACGACATCGAGGCATTTTACAACGGCATGCCGACTGCCGGTCTCGCTATTCGCCAGGCGGCCGGCGCCAACGCCCTGGAGACCGCTGACGCTATTCGCAACACGCTGGATGAAATGAGTCGTTATTTCCCTCCCGGCATGAAGGTGGTCTACCCCTATGACACGACCCCCTTCGTGGAGGTGGCCATCGACAGCGTGGTCAAGACGCTGTTCGAAGCGATCCTGCTTGTCTTCCTGGTGATGTATCTCTTCATGGGGAACATCCGCGCCACCCTCATCCCCACCATGGCGGTGCCGGTCGTTATTCTAGGTACCTTTGCCATCCTCGGTCTGTTCGGGTTTTCCATCAACATGCTTACCATGTTCGCCATGGTCCTCGCTATCGGTCTGCTGGTGGATGACGCCATCGTCGTAGTCGAAAATGTCGAACGCATCATGGCTGAGGAGGGGATCGGTCCGCGCGAAGCGACCTATAAATCAATGGGCGAGATTTCCAGCGCCCTGATCGGCATCGGTCTGGTGCTCTCGGCCGTTTTCGGTCCCATGGCTTTCTTCAGCGGCTCCACCGGGGTCATCTATCGCCAGTTTTCCGTGACGATCATCTCGGCCATGATGCTTTCCGTGGTGGTAGCCCTGGTTCTGACCCCGGTTCTTTGTGCTTCGATGCTTAAACCCATCACCAAAGGTCATGAACCCTCGGATAATGCCATCTGGTTTCTGCGGCCCTTTTTCCGTTGGTTTGACAAAATATTTTACAAGAGTCGCTCAATTTACGTTCGCATCGTTGGTCACGCTTTGCATAAAAAGCTGCGCTACATGCTCGTTTTCGGGCTGATTGTTGTCGGTCTCGGCCTGATCTTCCAGCGCATGCCGACCGCCTATCTTCCGGATGAGGATCAGGGGACCCTGATGGTCCAGACGTTGCTGCCGGCCAACTCGACCCTGGAACAGACCCAGGAAGTCATGGATCAGGTTCGCGACTATTTCCTTCAGGATGAGGCCGATGCGGTTGAATCGGTCATGACCATTTCCGGCATCAACTTCTCCGGACGCGGCCAGAACGCCGGTTTGGCCTTTGTTCAACTCAAAGACTGGGCTTTGCGAGAAGAGACGCGCCTGAAAGTGGACGCGGCAGCGGGGCGAGCCATGGGCCAGTTTTCTCAAATCCGCAACGCCATGGTGTTTGCCTTTGCACCACCGGCGGTCGTTGAATTGGGACAAGCTCAGGGATTCGATTTTCAGCTCATCGACCGCGGCGGACTGGGTCATGCCAAATTGATGGAGGCTCGCAACCAGCTTCTCGGCATGGCGGCGCAGAGCGATGTTCTGACCAAGGTCCGCCCCAACGGCATGGAAGACGTACCCGAATACCGCGTCAATGTCGACTGGGAAAAAGCCGGGGCTCAGGGCGTTTCCATCAACACTATTCACAACACCATCTCCGCGGCCTTTGGCAGCGCATACGTCAACGATTTTATTCAGCGCGGCCGGGTCAAGCGCGTCTATGTGCAGGCCGATGCGCCCTATCGCATGCTGCCGGAACATCTGGAAAAACTATACGTCCGCAACGATAAAGGGAGGATGGTGCCATTCAGCGCTTTTGCCACCGGCAACTGGAGTTACGGCAGTCCCAGTCTGGAACGCTTTAACGGTTTTCCTTCGATCAACATCCTGGGGGAACCTGCCAAGGGATACAGTTCCGGCGAAGCCATGGCCAAAATGGAGGATTTCGTGACTAAACTACCGCAAGGGGTTGGCTACGACTGGAATGGCCTCAGCTATCAGGAACGGCAGGGCAGTTCGCAAACAGGGCTCTTGTACGCTTTTTCGGTGCTGGTTATTTTCCTGTGCCTTGCGGCCCTGTACGAAAGCTGGCCCATACCCTTTTCCATCCTGCTGACTCTGCCGTTGGGAGCCATCGGTGGCGTTATCGCCTCGACTCTGCTCGGCAAACCTAATGACGTATATTTCCAGATCGGTTTGCTGACGACTTTGGGCTTGACCACCAAAAACGCCATCCTCATCGTCCAGTTTGCCAAGGACCGAGTGGATAGCGGCATGGACCTGATAGAAGCCACTCTAGAAGCCTCCAAACTCAGGCTGAGGCCCATCATCATGACATCGCTGGCCTTCGGTTTCGGCGTGTTACCGCTGGCGCTGGCCAGCAGCGCCGGCGCTGGA